The sequence CGGAAGATCTGAACACGGCGGCGTCGAATTTTCCGTCGCCGTCGTAGTCGCCGGGGGCGGGCGCGTCGCCGTTCGCGCCGAACGGGAACGAGTAGAAGGTGAAGTCTTCGGACCTCAGGATCAGCCATTCGCCGGTCGCCGGCCGCCAGATCGCGATGTCCGCCTTGCCGTCGCCGGTGTAGTCGCCCTGAACCGTTTTATCCGTCGAGACGCCGAACGTGACGGCGACGATCCCGGCCGTCGACCGGTTCAGCCACCACTGGCCAAGCGACGGACGATAGATCGCGATGTCCGCCTTGCCGTCGCCGTCGTAATCCGCGGGAACCGGAACATCGCCCGCCGCTCCGAACGTCTCGATCGTAGTTCCGCCCGAGGATTTCTGAATGTACCAGGTCAGATTCGAGGGCCGGAAAACCGCGGCGTCCGTTTTGTTGTCGCCGTCGTAATCCGCCGGGACCGGAATGTCCGACGAGGCGCCGAACGGGAACGAATAGAAACTGAAATTCTCACTTCGCAACACAAACCATTCGCCGGTCGAAGGCCGGTAGATGGCCACGTCAGCAACGCCGTCGCCGGTGAAGTCGCCCGGCGTCAGTTTGTCGGCCGAGTTGCCGAAGGTGTGGACGACCGTCCCGAGGTTCGAACGGTTCAGCCACCACTGCCCGAGCGACGGCCTGAAGATCGAGATGTCGGTCTTGCCGTCGCCGTCAAAATCGAATGGCGATTCGACCGTCGTCACCGGAATGGCCGCGCCGCCCCAGAATCCCGACATGAGCGAGAACTGGCCGCCCGTCACGGGACCGCCGGCGACCGGCTGGCCGATCGTTCCGTCAACCTGGAACGTCCCGCCCGATGCGCTTCCGCCGCCGCCGGCGATGACCGATTTCGTGATCTGGAACGTTCCGCCCGATTGCGCGAATCCAACGCCGGCAAAGATAAGGATTGCGGTGATTGTTGCTTTCATGTTGTCTAATTCGAGCTATGAGCTATGAGCTATGAGCTTCGGGCTTCGAGCGTCGAGCGATGGGTTGCGAAGCTGACTCACGGCTCGCGGCTCAGAGCTCACAGCTCGAATCCGATCCCCTACGGCTTGCAGATCGCCGATGACTGATTCGACGCGCAGACAAGGCTTTTGAGAGCGGCCAATTCGATGCGCAGCTGCTCGATCTCTCTATGCTGCGCCTCGATCTGTTTTTGCTGTTCGCCGACGGCGTTGATTAAAACGACTCCGAGACGGTCGTACTTTACGCCTTCGACCTCGCCTTTGTCGTTGTATGAGGCAAGCAAAGGCTCGACCGCGGCGACTTCTTCCGCTACGAGTCCGAAATCAAACTGATTATTCGCCAGCCAATTAAACGAAACCGGACGAAGCCGCGAAATCAAAGCCAAGCCCGAACCGAACGGATTGATGTTGTTTTTGTAGCGAAGCGATGACGAACAGAGC is a genomic window of Acidobacteriota bacterium containing:
- a CDS encoding VCBS repeat-containing protein, translated to MKATITAILIFAGVGFAQSGGTFQITKSVIAGGGGSASGGTFQVDGTIGQPVAGGPVTGGQFSLMSGFWGGAAIPVTTVESPFDFDGDGKTDISIFRPSLGQWWLNRSNLGTVVHTFGNSADKLTPGDFTGDGVADVAIYRPSTGEWFVLRSENFSFYSFPFGASSDIPVPADYDGDNKTDAAVFRPSNLTWYIQKSSGGTTIETFGAAGDVPVPADYDGDGKADIAIYRPSLGQWWLNRSTAGIVAVTFGVSTDKTVQGDYTGDGKADIAIWRPATGEWLILRSEDFTFYSFPFGANGDAPAPGDYDGDGKFDAAVFRSSAATWYIQRSTAGTLIQNFGAATDIAVPNAFVR